A genomic window from Pseudomonadota bacterium includes:
- a CDS encoding outer membrane protein transport protein — protein MPRSDNDVLSRKMNQTCGRKVYTIILVCLLTFPLISGTGFADEDHYNNLLIGDRATGLGGAYTAISDDPSGLYYNPAGIVYATTRNLTASVNAFNQQYKTYKNALAGGGDFKRNSTTLLPNFLGVVQPLGKGMIGFSIAVPDSINEDQDQTFSNLPSSNGTITAYNFNLNHSDSTIEFGPSYAMEINKSLSVGMTLYFHYREKELIQNNFIEYANGDYLWANSYYQTTEYGMQPLLGIMWSPVDKLALGLRVGQVFVYDSYTRSQYAQRSEITATATDSITMPAPSTHTENREQPTSFKLGAAWFLSETMLLSGDFSYYTAVDDVNFGDREATWNIAMGMEKFFSEKTALRLGIFTNNANTKDIEAGKSGQGENIDFYGFSVSLSKFTRNTSISGGFSYSTGSGDAQLFSNTSIQDVESYSYTLYLSTSYSF, from the coding sequence ATGCCACGCTCAGATAATGATGTCCTTTCCCGTAAAATGAACCAAACATGCGGCAGGAAAGTTTATACAATCATTTTGGTCTGTTTACTGACCTTTCCACTCATATCGGGAACCGGTTTTGCTGATGAGGACCATTACAATAATCTCCTTATCGGCGACCGGGCAACGGGCCTGGGCGGCGCATACACCGCAATATCAGACGACCCATCCGGACTGTATTACAACCCTGCCGGAATCGTCTATGCGACCACCAGAAATCTCACCGCCAGCGTCAACGCCTTCAACCAGCAATATAAAACTTACAAAAACGCCCTGGCCGGAGGTGGGGATTTTAAACGGAACAGCACCACGCTCCTGCCGAATTTTCTGGGTGTGGTCCAACCGCTGGGTAAAGGGATGATAGGGTTTTCAATCGCCGTGCCTGATTCGATTAATGAAGATCAGGACCAGACTTTTTCAAATCTGCCGTCTTCAAACGGCACGATCACCGCCTATAATTTCAACCTCAACCACAGCGACAGCACCATCGAATTCGGCCCGTCCTATGCCATGGAAATCAACAAATCACTGTCAGTGGGAATGACCCTTTATTTTCATTATCGTGAGAAAGAACTGATCCAGAATAATTTCATCGAGTATGCCAATGGCGACTACCTCTGGGCCAACTCCTATTACCAGACCACGGAATACGGCATGCAACCGCTCCTGGGAATCATGTGGAGTCCGGTTGACAAACTCGCCCTGGGTTTGCGGGTCGGCCAGGTCTTTGTCTATGATTCCTACACCAGATCCCAGTATGCCCAGAGATCGGAAATCACCGCTACCGCCACCGATTCAATAACCATGCCCGCACCTTCCACCCACACCGAGAACCGGGAACAACCCACCAGTTTCAAACTGGGCGCGGCCTGGTTCCTTTCGGAAACCATGCTGCTTTCCGGTGATTTCTCGTATTATACCGCCGTGGATGACGTAAATTTCGGCGACCGGGAGGCCACCTGGAATATCGCCATGGGCATGGAAAAATTCTTCTCGGAAAAAACCGCCCTGCGCCTCGGTATCTTTACCAATAACGCCAACACCAAGGACATCGAGGCAGGGAAAAGCGGACAGGGCGAAAACATTGATTTTTATGGGTTCAGCGTCAGTTTAAGTAAATTCACCAGAAACACTTCGATCAGCGGCGGTTTCAGTTATTCCACCGGCAGCGGCGACGCCCAGCTGTTCAGTAACACGAGCATTCAGGATGTGGAGTCCTATTCCTATACGCTGTATCTCTCCACTTCCTACAGTTTCTAA
- a CDS encoding GHKL domain-containing protein yields the protein MPEDTVERIKKPLLIPLGIVFLLLICGAVFGAYKLQHQSIIHDVRERIDRLDLLFQGILDEEAALLNSMLDNLETEPSLQEAFVAGDRDMLLQRALPYYQQINSRYHITHFYFHTTDKVNFLRMHNPPRHSDLINRFTLEQAVSKGKTAYGIELGPFGTFTLRVVRPWYIKGALAGYLELGKEIEHITPKLKEILGIDLFFFIDKPFLNREKWQEGLPMMGRIGDWDSYSTAVLMDKTMDDVPDAIAGFLEAGQDAHKGQLFEIESQNRNYFGGFTALKDAGNRHVGDIFAIRDVSREHTSLIKFSLIILFSGMFLGIVLILVFYKYIDRLEASLVAAREALENQHLNLRQLFSKVEQAKKEWERTMDCMGEMVILADGNGVVRRINKAFKDFVEKSYDEILGKDWQQLVGDFGIARQSLSGDLVAEVRDPRTGRWFVIKTYPFTDSLASTDNTGGTVVTISEITQLKKVSSALELRNTEINENRQKLQTALDKLSGIIQKVAAGKDFGFRFENPNLSSCSEIKNCNKEDCPCYGGDAPRCWQIAGTFCRGEVQGEFASKLDNCINCQVYKKATEDPIYQIGEEFNNMMHILEAKNSELHDAFEQLKSAQAQMLQTEKMASVGQLAAGVAHEINNPMGFISSNLTSLGKYTGKVTEFIETQAQIIEKLRDLEAIEESKTARKKLKIDFILEDLKDLVAESLEGADRVKTIVQGLKTFSRVDQAVESEADINECLESTINVVWNELKYKATVEKNYGDIPRVKCFPQQLNQVFMNLLVNAAQAIEDQGVITIRSWGEKHSVRIAISDTGAGIAEKHLSRLFEPFFTTKDVGKGTGLGLSICYDIIKKHGGEITVDSEVGRGSTFTVILPIG from the coding sequence TTGCCAGAAGATACTGTCGAAAGAATAAAAAAACCGCTTCTGATCCCACTGGGGATTGTTTTTTTGTTGTTGATCTGCGGCGCGGTGTTCGGAGCTTATAAGCTCCAGCATCAAAGCATCATCCATGATGTCCGCGAACGGATTGACCGGCTGGATCTCCTATTTCAAGGGATATTGGATGAGGAAGCGGCGTTGCTCAACAGCATGCTTGATAATCTTGAAACAGAGCCGTCATTGCAGGAAGCATTTGTTGCTGGGGATAGAGATATGCTTCTTCAAAGGGCTTTACCCTATTATCAGCAGATCAACTCCAGATACCATATTACCCATTTCTATTTTCATACAACCGACAAGGTCAATTTCTTGAGGATGCATAATCCTCCGCGGCACAGTGACCTGATCAACAGGTTTACTTTGGAACAGGCTGTGAGCAAGGGGAAAACGGCTTATGGAATCGAGCTTGGCCCGTTTGGCACCTTTACCCTGAGAGTGGTGCGGCCCTGGTATATTAAAGGCGCCCTTGCCGGGTATCTGGAACTTGGCAAGGAAATTGAGCATATCACCCCGAAATTAAAAGAAATACTCGGAATAGACCTTTTTTTCTTCATTGATAAACCTTTTCTGAACCGTGAAAAATGGCAGGAAGGCTTGCCAATGATGGGCCGTATCGGCGATTGGGATTCCTATTCAACTGCTGTGCTCATGGATAAAACCATGGACGATGTTCCCGATGCAATTGCGGGTTTTCTTGAGGCAGGCCAGGATGCGCATAAGGGACAACTTTTTGAGATTGAGAGTCAAAACCGGAACTATTTTGGAGGATTTACTGCGCTTAAGGATGCGGGAAATCGGCACGTCGGGGATATTTTCGCTATACGGGATGTCAGCCGCGAGCATACTTCATTAATTAAATTTTCGTTGATCATTCTCTTTTCCGGCATGTTTCTCGGTATTGTATTGATTCTTGTTTTCTATAAATACATCGACCGTCTTGAAGCAAGTCTGGTTGCAGCCCGGGAGGCTTTGGAAAATCAACATCTGAATCTACGACAACTTTTTTCAAAAGTGGAACAGGCAAAAAAGGAGTGGGAGCGGACCATGGATTGCATGGGCGAGATGGTGATTCTTGCCGATGGGAATGGGGTTGTCAGGAGGATAAATAAAGCCTTTAAGGATTTTGTTGAAAAGTCATATGATGAAATTCTTGGCAAGGACTGGCAGCAACTCGTTGGAGATTTCGGAATAGCGCGGCAATCTTTGAGTGGTGATTTAGTTGCTGAGGTGCGAGATCCCCGTACCGGAAGATGGTTTGTGATAAAAACATATCCCTTTACCGATTCGCTGGCCTCAACAGATAACACGGGCGGCACCGTAGTTACGATCAGTGAGATTACCCAGTTGAAGAAGGTGTCAAGCGCCCTTGAACTCAGGAACACGGAAATCAACGAAAATCGCCAGAAACTGCAAACAGCCCTTGATAAATTATCAGGTATTATTCAGAAGGTTGCCGCAGGGAAGGATTTTGGCTTTCGTTTTGAAAATCCAAATCTTTCTTCCTGTTCCGAAATTAAGAATTGCAACAAGGAGGATTGCCCATGTTATGGCGGAGATGCTCCACGATGCTGGCAGATTGCCGGTACATTCTGCCGAGGGGAAGTGCAGGGGGAATTTGCCAGCAAACTGGACAACTGCATCAATTGTCAAGTGTATAAAAAAGCCACGGAAGACCCTATTTATCAGATCGGCGAAGAGTTCAATAATATGATGCATATTCTTGAGGCAAAGAATTCAGAACTTCATGACGCATTTGAACAGTTGAAATCAGCCCAGGCCCAGATGTTGCAAACCGAAAAAATGGCCTCTGTGGGACAGTTGGCCGCCGGTGTGGCCCATGAGATCAACAACCCCATGGGATTTATTTCAAGCAATCTGACCTCCCTTGGCAAATACACCGGGAAGGTAACCGAGTTTATTGAAACCCAGGCTCAGATCATTGAAAAATTAAGGGATCTTGAAGCCATTGAAGAATCAAAGACTGCTCGGAAGAAACTCAAAATCGATTTTATTCTTGAAGACCTTAAGGATCTTGTTGCCGAATCCCTTGAAGGCGCGGACCGGGTCAAAACCATTGTTCAGGGATTGAAAACCTTTTCCCGGGTGGATCAGGCCGTGGAATCCGAAGCGGACATCAACGAATGCCTGGAATCAACCATCAATGTGGTATGGAATGAGCTGAAGTACAAGGCCACGGTTGAGAAAAACTATGGCGATATCCCCCGGGTGAAATGTTTCCCGCAGCAATTGAATCAGGTGTTCATGAACCTCCTGGTCAATGCCGCTCAGGCCATTGAAGATCAGGGCGTAATTACTATTCGCTCATGGGGGGAAAAACATTCTGTAAGAATAGCAATTTCAGATACCGGCGCAGGGATTGCCGAAAAACATCTGAGTCGATTGTTCGAGCCTTTTTTTACCACCAAGGATGTGGGCAAAGGCACGGGACTTGGGCTTTCCATCTGTTACGACATCATCAAGAAACACGGCGGTGAAATAACCGTGGACAGTGAGGTCGGCCGCGGCTCGACGTTTACCGTTATTCTGCCGATTGGCTAG
- a CDS encoding response regulator, with the protein MAQNRLLVIDDDIGIRIVLKEIFTFKEYEVVTAASGKEAIETAEAREFDVAMIDIHLPDMLGIDLLRQLKAKQPDLECVIITGDLAIENATAAIKEGACGYFIKPLIIDDVAHRLEEIIERKKMRQEIRQLNELPRIILNSINASIAIIDAEDFRLISVNEAFLEEAGLPEKKVVGRHCYKVTHGSDEPCKEPDDICPLHETVANGSHSMVEHVHFNGAGEKKFVEVSTSPIFDSNGKVIQVVHVTRDVTERKALEESLVNEKLLHEEAHIELLNAYDELKKSQTRVIQQEKMASIGQLAAGVAHEINNPMGFIASNLTSLGKYVGKCKEYMDAQEAALKGGIDESVIKELKQLRKKLKIDFVVDDIGDLIAESLDGAERVKKIVQNLKSFSRMDEDEMHAADINECIETTLNIVWNELKYNCTVEKDYGDLPRINCYPQQLNQVFMNLLTNAAHAIKDKGVISIKTVHDEKNILITISDTGCGIPEENLQKLFEPFFTTKPAGKGTGLGMSIADDIIKKHHGEILVKSEVGKGTTFTVKLPVEEK; encoded by the coding sequence ATGGCTCAGAACCGGTTACTGGTCATCGATGACGACATAGGAATTCGAATCGTTCTCAAGGAAATTTTTACATTCAAGGAATATGAAGTTGTAACGGCTGCCAGCGGCAAAGAGGCAATTGAGACTGCCGAGGCACGGGAGTTCGATGTTGCAATGATTGACATCCATCTTCCCGACATGCTTGGGATTGATCTTCTCCGTCAATTGAAGGCAAAGCAGCCGGACCTGGAATGTGTGATTATTACCGGCGATCTGGCCATTGAGAATGCCACTGCCGCCATCAAGGAAGGGGCCTGCGGTTATTTTATCAAACCCCTGATTATTGATGATGTCGCCCACCGGCTGGAAGAAATCATTGAAAGAAAAAAGATGCGGCAGGAAATCAGGCAACTCAATGAATTACCCAGAATCATTTTAAACAGTATCAATGCCTCGATTGCGATTATTGATGCCGAAGATTTCAGGCTTATAAGTGTCAATGAAGCTTTTCTTGAAGAAGCAGGATTACCCGAAAAAAAGGTGGTTGGCAGGCATTGTTATAAAGTGACTCATGGCAGTGACGAGCCTTGCAAGGAGCCTGATGATATATGTCCCCTTCATGAAACCGTTGCGAATGGCAGTCACAGTATGGTCGAGCATGTACATTTTAACGGCGCAGGTGAAAAAAAGTTTGTGGAGGTTTCCACCTCCCCCATATTCGATTCAAATGGCAAAGTGATACAGGTAGTGCATGTAACCAGGGATGTCACGGAAAGAAAGGCGCTTGAAGAATCGCTGGTCAATGAAAAGCTGCTCCATGAGGAGGCCCATATTGAGTTGTTGAATGCCTATGATGAATTGAAAAAGAGCCAGACCCGGGTCATTCAGCAGGAAAAAATGGCCTCCATCGGCCAGCTTGCCGCAGGCGTTGCCCATGAGATCAACAACCCCATGGGTTTTATCGCCAGCAACCTCACCTCCCTGGGGAAATATGTCGGCAAATGCAAAGAATATATGGATGCCCAGGAAGCAGCATTAAAGGGCGGAATTGATGAGAGTGTTATAAAAGAATTAAAGCAGCTCAGGAAAAAGCTTAAAATTGATTTTGTCGTGGACGATATCGGCGACTTGATCGCTGAATCGCTGGACGGCGCAGAACGGGTCAAAAAAATTGTCCAGAATCTTAAAAGTTTTTCCAGAATGGATGAAGATGAAATGCACGCCGCCGATATCAATGAATGTATTGAAACGACGCTCAATATCGTCTGGAACGAACTGAAATATAATTGCACCGTTGAAAAAGATTACGGCGATCTGCCTCGTATTAATTGTTATCCCCAGCAATTGAATCAGGTCTTTATGAACCTCCTGACAAACGCCGCCCACGCCATTAAAGACAAAGGGGTTATATCCATCAAAACCGTACATGATGAGAAAAATATCCTGATCACCATCAGCGACACCGGCTGCGGCATTCCTGAGGAAAATCTGCAGAAGCTGTTCGAGCCTTTTTTTACCACCAAGCCTGCGGGAAAAGGCACCGGCCTCGGGATGAGTATCGCCGATGATATTATCAAAAAGCATCACGGGGAAATACTTGTGAAAAGCGAAGTGGGCAAGGGCACTACTTTTACCGTGAAGCTGCCTGTTGAAGAGAAATAA
- a CDS encoding HDOD domain-containing protein — translation MQLAKLIESTKDLPTLPAVATQINEETKKKSLTAHSLGKIIAQDPSLTSKLLRLANSAYYGLARQVETPQRAITVLGLNTIQSLALSVSVFKLFSSDSEKVIDLQGLWCHSLGVAVSSKAITMITQPELAEKAFVGGILHDIGKIIIAHKIPDAMREILKLMKDSDINQADAESKVLGYSHPRVGAMLAESWNFPEDYVNAVRKHHKPFLPKEISEKKEATLINSIYVGNMIAKAAKLGVSTDQKMIKIDVEILKYLDLSNKKLPDLLKEIKTQYDGITESWDLG, via the coding sequence ATGCAACTTGCTAAATTAATAGAATCAACCAAAGATCTTCCCACTCTGCCGGCAGTTGCGACCCAGATAAACGAAGAGACCAAAAAGAAATCGCTCACCGCACATTCCCTGGGGAAAATAATCGCCCAGGACCCATCCCTCACCTCGAAACTGCTGAGACTCGCAAATTCCGCCTATTACGGCCTGGCACGTCAGGTTGAAACCCCACAGCGGGCAATCACCGTACTGGGATTAAATACCATCCAGAGCCTGGCGCTCTCTGTTTCTGTTTTCAAATTATTCTCCAGTGACTCGGAAAAAGTCATTGATTTACAGGGTCTCTGGTGTCACAGCCTGGGTGTTGCAGTGTCTTCAAAAGCGATTACGATGATCACCCAACCGGAACTGGCCGAAAAAGCCTTTGTCGGCGGCATTCTCCATGACATAGGAAAAATAATCATCGCCCATAAAATTCCTGATGCCATGAGAGAGATCCTCAAACTGATGAAAGACTCGGACATCAATCAGGCGGATGCGGAGAGTAAGGTGCTTGGCTATTCCCATCCGCGTGTCGGCGCCATGCTGGCCGAGTCCTGGAATTTCCCGGAGGATTACGTCAATGCAGTACGCAAACATCACAAACCCTTTTTGCCAAAAGAAATCTCGGAAAAAAAAGAGGCGACTCTGATAAATTCCATTTATGTGGGCAATATGATTGCCAAGGCCGCAAAACTGGGTGTAAGCACGGATCAGAAGATGATAAAAATTGATGTGGAAATCCTGAAATACCTCGATTTATCCAATAAAAAACTCCCCGACCTCCTTAAAGAAATCAAAACCCAATACGACGGGATTACCGAATCCTGGGATCTGGGGTAA
- a CDS encoding response regulator, with amino-acid sequence MSEKETYTPKVLFVDDEANILKALRRLFMEEDIEVFTATSGEEGLGILKENEDIGLIVSDQRMPEMNGVEFLEKARKIAPMAIRIVLTGYADVNAAIDAINRGGAMRYINKPWKDDELVLAVKEALGRYKLVIENKRLGKLVRQKTRELKKWSVELEIIVQEQTMELQNSYDKLRELNTRQKNNFNSTILAFSKLLELRDPSMRSHAENVADLSVALAENMNLSADEIENIRIASLLHDIGKVGTPDLMLIKDVKNMTSEEQVEYHNHPVRGQAAIDIIEDLREIGGIIRHHHESFDGRGFPDGLKKDAIPLGARIIAVADYVDNSVRKFQGDSGVDHTINEVKRHSGKIFDPQVVSVMRKPVRAVYKERLAVSEFVEIEVSARELRPGMILANDATSGTGLLLLKGGMTLDAASIEILRRYYSVDPTKTGIFVLVKRES; translated from the coding sequence ATGAGTGAAAAAGAAACCTATACCCCGAAAGTCCTTTTTGTAGATGATGAGGCGAATATTCTCAAGGCGCTCAGGCGATTGTTCATGGAGGAGGATATTGAGGTTTTCACCGCAACCTCCGGAGAGGAAGGCCTTGGTATTCTGAAGGAGAACGAAGACATCGGTCTCATTGTTTCCGACCAGCGAATGCCGGAGATGAACGGCGTGGAATTTCTTGAAAAGGCCCGGAAGATTGCGCCGATGGCAATCAGAATCGTCTTGACCGGCTACGCTGATGTGAATGCCGCAATCGACGCGATCAACCGTGGTGGCGCAATGCGCTATATCAATAAGCCCTGGAAGGACGATGAACTTGTTCTGGCAGTCAAAGAGGCACTGGGTCGATACAAGCTGGTTATTGAAAACAAGAGATTGGGCAAGCTTGTCAGGCAGAAAACCAGGGAACTTAAAAAATGGAGCGTCGAGCTTGAGATCATTGTTCAGGAGCAGACCATGGAGCTCCAGAACAGTTATGATAAACTTCGTGAGTTGAATACCCGTCAGAAAAACAACTTTAACAGCACGATCCTGGCATTTTCAAAATTATTGGAACTCCGGGATCCGAGTATGAGGAGTCACGCGGAAAATGTTGCGGACCTGTCGGTTGCCCTGGCTGAAAACATGAATTTATCCGCTGATGAAATCGAGAATATACGGATCGCATCCCTTCTTCATGATATCGGCAAGGTGGGCACGCCGGATCTGATGCTTATCAAGGATGTCAAGAATATGACCTCTGAGGAGCAGGTTGAATATCACAACCATCCTGTGCGGGGCCAGGCGGCTATCGATATTATCGAAGATCTGCGCGAGATCGGCGGGATTATTCGGCATCACCATGAAAGTTTTGACGGCAGGGGTTTCCCGGACGGGCTTAAAAAAGATGCCATACCCCTGGGGGCAAGAATTATTGCCGTAGCCGATTATGTCGACAACAGCGTCAGGAAATTCCAGGGCGACAGTGGCGTTGACCATACAATTAACGAAGTAAAGCGTCATTCCGGAAAAATATTCGACCCACAGGTTGTTTCAGTGATGAGGAAGCCGGTCCGGGCGGTGTACAAGGAACGCCTGGCCGTGTCCGAGTTTGTCGAAATCGAAGTATCCGCACGGGAATTGCGGCCCGGAATGATACTTGCCAATGATGCAACCAGCGGCACCGGGCTCCTGCTGCTCAAAGGCGGCATGACCCTCGATGCCGCAAGCATAGAAATTCTCAGAAGATATTATTCCGTCGATCCGACCAAAACCGGTATTTTTGTTCTGGTCAAACGCGAATCTTAG
- a CDS encoding M48 family metalloprotease, with protein sequence MKHTAFNPRFSFFMILGLFLITIIPVLSGNLFEADARPLDYRARLSAKDAAADNSIEDVRAEINFGREVAARILGRFKLNRDDILTRYVNLVGHSLLRHTNRPELDFHFAVLDSDTINAYTAPGGYIFITLGALTLMEDEAELAGVLAHEIAHATEKHIVRELNIKGSEQSAAAGLAHLLGGAGDPTKMAFVQAVDMAMDLLFTKGLNKQDEFVSDEIGTFLLATAGYDPSALQRYLLKVKKSREDKLQVLYSTHPAFEERLAALALAISENGLNNLQLPTLKERFNATLR encoded by the coding sequence ATGAAACATACGGCATTCAATCCCAGGTTTTCCTTCTTTATGATTCTTGGCCTTTTTCTCATCACTATCATTCCTGTGTTGTCCGGAAATCTTTTTGAAGCCGATGCCCGCCCGCTGGATTATCGGGCAAGACTGTCTGCAAAGGACGCTGCCGCGGATAATTCCATTGAAGACGTCCGGGCGGAAATTAATTTCGGCCGCGAAGTTGCCGCGAGAATCCTTGGCCGCTTCAAATTGAACAGGGACGACATTCTCACCAGATATGTCAACCTGGTTGGCCACTCACTTCTGAGACACACCAACAGACCGGAACTCGACTTTCATTTCGCGGTGCTGGACAGCGACACGATCAACGCCTATACCGCGCCGGGCGGTTATATTTTTATTACACTGGGAGCGTTAACGCTTATGGAGGATGAGGCCGAGCTTGCCGGAGTCCTGGCCCATGAAATCGCCCATGCAACCGAAAAACATATCGTCAGGGAATTAAACATCAAAGGCTCGGAACAATCAGCCGCCGCAGGACTTGCCCATCTTCTGGGCGGCGCCGGCGACCCCACCAAAATGGCCTTTGTGCAGGCGGTGGACATGGCAATGGACCTGCTTTTTACCAAAGGCCTTAACAAACAAGACGAATTCGTTTCCGATGAGATCGGCACTTTTCTGCTTGCAACTGCGGGTTATGATCCTTCCGCGTTACAGCGTTATCTGCTGAAAGTGAAGAAATCCCGTGAGGATAAATTACAGGTTCTTTACAGCACCCATCCGGCCTTTGAAGAACGCCTCGCTGCCCTCGCCCTTGCAATCAGTGAAAATGGCTTGAATAATTTACAACTTCCAACCCTTAAGGAGAGATTTAATGCCACGCTCAGATAA
- a CDS encoding response regulator, whose translation MNENVRILCVDDEKNVLKALNRLFMDEEYEVLLANSGEEGLETLAVEESVQVIISDYRMPGMNGVDFLKQVFERWPDTVRIVLSGYADTAAVVAAINEGQIYKFIPKPWNDDELKVTIAKAVEVYFLRKRNIELTRELSDHNEELKRLNENLEELVEERTGELLFQNKVLERGQKILDALPVGVLGLDTQGMIVQCNARAHYFFQGEGAVVPGMDATEILPPAFLELIDTISDTMVSRTIQVAGRELVVKGAGLVVDDSREGVVLVLDEK comes from the coding sequence ATGAACGAAAACGTCAGGATTCTCTGTGTGGACGACGAGAAAAATGTCTTAAAGGCCCTCAACAGACTTTTCATGGATGAGGAGTATGAAGTGCTGCTGGCAAACTCCGGAGAAGAGGGCCTTGAGACCCTTGCGGTGGAAGAATCAGTGCAGGTGATTATCTCCGATTATCGCATGCCCGGAATGAACGGCGTTGATTTCCTGAAACAGGTCTTTGAGCGCTGGCCGGACACAGTGCGCATCGTGCTTTCGGGATATGCCGATACCGCGGCGGTGGTGGCGGCGATCAACGAGGGGCAGATCTATAAATTCATCCCCAAGCCCTGGAATGATGATGAGCTGAAGGTTACCATCGCCAAGGCTGTGGAGGTATATTTTCTCCGGAAGAGGAACATTGAACTCACCAGGGAACTCAGCGATCACAATGAGGAATTAAAACGCCTTAACGAAAACCTTGAGGAACTGGTGGAGGAGAGAACCGGGGAGCTGTTGTTCCAGAATAAGGTGCTTGAGCGGGGACAGAAGATTCTCGATGCCCTGCCGGTGGGCGTCCTGGGGTTGGACACTCAGGGTATGATCGTCCAATGCAACGCCCGGGCGCATTATTTTTTTCAGGGAGAAGGGGCTGTTGTTCCCGGAATGGATGCCACAGAAATTCTGCCTCCGGCGTTCCTTGAGCTGATTGATACAATATCGGATACCATGGTCAGCAGAACAATACAGGTTGCTGGTCGTGAACTGGTTGTCAAGGGGGCTGGTCTTGTGGTGGATGATTCCCGGGAAGGAGTTGTTCTGGTATTGGATGAGAAATAG
- a CDS encoding peptidylprolyl isomerase, protein ATKEAGKGTGLGLSIVYDIVKKNHNGEIIVQSELGKGTVFTISIPVVGDQ, encoded by the coding sequence GAGCCACAAAGGAAGCGGGCAAGGGCACCGGCCTGGGTTTGAGCATTGTTTACGATATCGTCAAAAAGAATCATAACGGCGAGATTATCGTCCAGAGTGAGCTTGGCAAGGGAACTGTTTTTACCATATCAATACCGGTTGTAGGGGATCAGTGA
- a CDS encoding YkgJ family cysteine cluster protein, with protein MAQQEKAEKNFPQGMVPLGKNTFQFACNPDVPCFTACCRKLDLYLYPYDIIRLKNRLQISSEDFLNRYTGVVQGANPFFPALMLQMSDTLERTCPFLDKSGCTVYEDRPSACRTYPLERAVDRTPSDGRPEEFFFLTNHEYCKGHEQETQWSVKEWIRDQKLQYYNVMDDLWAEMDTLFSTNPWAGEGAAGPKQLMAFMVCYNIDRFRQYVNDHDLLKRFRLDKSRRRLIETDDEALLRFGFDWLKLILAKQPTLIPR; from the coding sequence ATGGCTCAACAGGAAAAAGCAGAGAAGAATTTTCCACAAGGCATGGTCCCCCTTGGAAAAAATACCTTCCAATTTGCCTGCAACCCGGATGTCCCCTGTTTCACCGCCTGCTGCCGGAAGCTCGATCTCTATCTCTATCCCTATGATATTATCCGTCTGAAAAACAGGTTACAGATCAGCTCGGAAGATTTTCTCAACCGTTATACCGGGGTTGTCCAGGGTGCGAATCCTTTTTTCCCGGCATTGATGCTGCAGATGAGCGATACTCTGGAAAGGACCTGTCCATTTCTGGATAAAAGCGGTTGCACGGTTTACGAAGACCGTCCTTCCGCCTGCCGGACCTATCCTCTGGAGCGGGCTGTGGACCGCACTCCTTCGGACGGCAGACCTGAAGAATTCTTTTTTTTAACCAATCATGAGTATTGTAAAGGTCACGAGCAGGAAACCCAGTGGTCGGTGAAAGAGTGGATCCGTGATCAGAAATTGCAATATTACAATGTCATGGATGATCTCTGGGCGGAGATGGACACCCTGTTTTCAACAAATCCCTGGGCCGGGGAGGGAGCAGCCGGACCCAAGCAGCTCATGGCATTTATGGTCTGTTATAATATCGACAGGTTCCGCCAGTATGTCAATGATCACGATCTCCTGAAAAGATTCCGCCTGGATAAATCAAGGCGACGCCTTATTGAAACCGATGACGAAGCATTATTGCGTTTCGGGTTCGACTGGCTCAAATTGATTCTCGCTAAACAACCAACATTGATTCCCAGATAA